A segment of the Octopus bimaculoides isolate UCB-OBI-ISO-001 chromosome 12, ASM119413v2, whole genome shotgun sequence genome:
aaattcttcaaggcggtgccccagcatggccacagtcttacaGCTgcaataagtaaaaagaaaaatattctggCGTGTTTATATTCGACTAAACACAACCCCCCACCCTTTTCGGCTACGGGGAAtatgaatctgcaaaaaaaactggcaaaaatcggcatttctAAATTACTACCCCCACccctatttccttcattttttatttctttcagaaattattttttattcaaaatatgNNNNNNNNNNNNNNNNNNNNNNNNNNNNNNNNNNNNNNNNNNNNNNNNNNNNNNNNNNNNNNNNNNNNNNNNNNNNNNNNNNNNNNNNNNNNNNNNNNNNNNNNNNNNNNNNNNNNNNATTTGGGGGGGGGAGGGGGGgctaaatatgcagaaaaatacagacattatgattcggacaaaaattttaaaacatttctgtagttatggttagggttagggttttagggttacggttagtgttggggaaaaagtcaaaattgaagaatttggggAGAAGGGGGAAATTTAACAAtaccgatttttggcaattttccagaacctccgtatccgaaaacgtggggtttgacaaaaaaaacttttttaataaacaaatttggtGGAAACTGGCGGAAGTCTTTCCAGAAATTGTAATATTACCCATTCTAATGTATTCGGTCTCATACAATAAGTCGTTGTAAGTCTTAGCATGTACTACATTCATCAAATAGGTAGAAACGCGGTTTATTCAGAAAATCAATCGAGTGAACGTTCCTGGTTGCTCTGAAAGCATAGTGAAAcattattcaagggaaataactcatcaaaattttattaacatttttacagaaatgaaaaaacattaaatatataaaacatcaaattATCCAGAGACAGACCCATAACTACCTCACcgaagaacaaagaaaaataattttaaaaaatggggtGAAATTAAGCAGTTGAAAATGGGGGATAGGAGAAGTAACGGGTTCTACACTCCAGGACAAATGGGATGTTTAGCCGCACCTCGCGGTCAAGATTGGAAAGGCGTTGCCGCGGAGGATGGCCAGAGTCACTCGTTGCAAGAGTCACTCTACCTCACGAGACTCGTTTCTCTTACAGACTGCATTTATCCCGATTTTGCGAAGAAAATCAGCAGTGTGGGGTCCGAAAACACCCggggtcttttgccaaaccgctaagttacggggacgtaaacacaccagcatcggttgtcgagcgatgttgggggggacaaacacagacacacaaacacacatatatatatatatatatatatatatatatatatatatatatatatatatatatatatatatatatatacatatcatttttctttcttttcttttctttttttttaattattatatccaAAGTTTCAAACTTTTCTTTACCTACTGAAGTACGTTTCTATATTTTTCACAcctctctctaattctctttctTAGTATTTAATTTCCCTCTCAAAAAGAAAGCTAAATATCCCACTCAAAGGTAGGATATTCTTATGCTAGTAAATAGGTAGACTAATTATTACGAAGCCCTGAGCCAGCTGTCAGTCACGTTTGCATTCCTTTCTCAGTATAAAGGGAGGCAATTTTTGTTTCCACGGCGTAGCCTAGCAACGAAGATAAACTTTTATCTGTTTTTAAATTGTACTTAAAAGTGTTACATTGTTCCACAGTTAGAACGTAATTCCGTTCAATAAAATTTTCTCCTGTGATACCGATGGGAATATATTAACTGAGATATTTCAGGAAAATGATAAGTAATCATAAGAATAAATCACTTGATATAACATCACTTGCAAGTATCACGACGAACGTCTTGCCTTCTGAACTTGCTGCAGCTTCTAACGGTCAGTATGTTGCTTCCATTTACTCTCTTCCAAATCAGTTAGGTATTTGGAAACTTCCAGAATGTTCCAGAACCACTGAGCGACTGTACACGAGTAAACCGGTTGATTACACTCAACTTAGAACACCTCCTTTGTTGTTGCTAGAACACAAGAAACCGGTAAAAGTTATAGCTCTCTCAAAGCACGTGTCTTCATCTTGGCGAAAGGGACGTAATGTTCAAGAATTATCTACAAAGACAGGCTTACTCTGTTCAGTGAACAAACAATGTGTTATGATTTggaatttgaattttattcttgAACAGCAAGTGCAAAATCAGATAAAGGAGTTGAGTTCTGTTACGACGACGAACACATGTTTTGCAAACAGTGAAAACTGTGTGTTATATGCTGACGATATAATACCGTCTTACAGTGAGATATCTTACTGTGTGTTTAGTTGGCATAATGACTGCATTGCTGTGTGCTTGGACACCGATATATTGGTGATATTTATCGGCGCAGATGTCGAAGGATCGTCACGGAATCAACCAGTCTGGTTGACTGATACTGAGAGACAGTGTCAGATTTTAAAAGCTCACAAATGTTTCGTAAATGCTATAGAATTTCATCACCGTAATGTTAACATCCTAATATCTATATCTGATGATTCGTCGTATATCGTTTGGGATCTCTGCTCTGTGCGCGTGCTACATAGGGGTTATCTGCCTTATTCGATGGCAGTTCCAATTGTGTTGGGCTTGAATTGGGAAAAAGATACTGCACTCGTTGGTACTTCAAATGGTCATCTGGTCGTTATAAATCTATCTTTGCCTGATGCTACATCGAATAAATCTGAAAAAGactctttatttaaaattatacagtCTGTTGATTGTTCTGAAATAGTTACGAAGATGCATACTTCTTGTGTTGACGAAAGTGTAGCGGCTGATAGCAGTGGATTATCTTCCATTTCTGTAGAGAGTAACTGCCTTGTGTTATCTCTATGTTATTTACCACAAGAAAAAGATTTACTTCAACCGAAACATCGTCAAAGACTGCATAACAGATCGCTTTTCACAAACAATGATATGGACTATGAAAAGTTAATAGAATCGCCATTAATAGTAGTTGGTACAAACAATGCTGTTCTCTGTTTAAATGTTTATACTTTAGAATGCCTTGCTTCAGTAGATTTAAAACTTTACAACAGTGAACTGCTGGGAGATTTCAATACATTGAGCCTAATGCTACCAGTAGAAACAGAAGACGACATTTTACTTTTAACAGCAAATTCCTTCAGCAGTAACCTAAATATATCAAGAATGCAATCGAATTTTGAAACatttaatgaaatcaataacgaTGATTCGTTATTGCTTAAATGTTTATTAGATGATGATGACCAACAAAAACTGTCTGATGATATTTCTTCACGGAAATACATCATTTATCCTTGCACTTTACTGACTGAAACTTCTGTGTTAAAGTCACAACTTGTTCCTGTAGGCAAAATTAAAAAGATCCAAAAGACCAAATCTAAACCCAAAGTACATACAGACTATCAAGTCACATTTTCGAATAAAGTGAAGTCCTCAGGTTATTCAACATCTCCAACGCATCAAACGATGTTTACACCAAAAACCaataattttcaaacaaaatcaaAGCCTTTGCCTAAAAAATCACATTTCAAAACAAAGATGATCCAGGAAAACTTTGATCCAGAAAAGATAACTGACTATAAGACATCTTTGCAAATCAGTGACAATTCTGCTGCCATAACATGCATCAAAATATCACCAAGTGGAAGTAAACTAGCTGTCGGTTCAATCAACAGCTCAGTAGTAGTGCTAAAACAATCACTGGTCAATAACACGACCAGTTATCTTGGCCACAGTAAGTCTGTTAATTCTATTGACTGGAGTTATAATAGCAAGTGGTTGATAACAACCTCGGATGAATCGGCAGCTGTCTGGGAAATGGATAAACCAGTACCATTGATGAAATTTACCAAAATAAAAAGCAACTTTTCTTGCGACAAACAAACAAGTTGTTTTACAAAGGATATTAAGAAAGCACAGTTCTACTATATGGATAACTTTATACTGTTAGCAGCCAGTGATTCATTTCATCTTTACAAATATCATCTAGATTCAACTAAAGAAGATATGCAACGTTACATTACTAAGAGCAAATATAAATCAGTCGGAACCTACCAAACAGATGGTAACTGTATAACTGACCTAACAGCTATTAATTCTTTCTATTCTTATGTAGTGCTTTGCTGCACAACTAATCGATCAGTTTCAGTTTATGATATGAACGTTGGTCAAATAATTCAGCTGATTACAAATGTCCATCCAACAGTTCCATACTGTTTAGCCATGAATTCAGGCTCATCT
Coding sequences within it:
- the LOC106870132 gene encoding WD repeat-containing protein 27; protein product: MISNHKNKSLDITSLASITTNVLPSELAAASNGQYVASIYSLPNQLGIWKLPECSRTTERLYTSKPVDYTQLRTPPLLLLEHKKPVKVIALSKHVSSSWRKGRNVQELSTKTGLLCSVNKQCVMIWNLNFILEQQVQNQIKELSSVTTTNTCFANSENCVLYADDIIPSYSEISYCVFSWHNDCIAVCLDTDILVIFIGADVEGSSRNQPVWLTDTERQCQILKAHKCFVNAIEFHHRNVNILISISDDSSYIVWDLCSVRVLHRGYLPYSMAVPIVLGLNWEKDTALVGTSNGHLVVINLSLPDATSNKSEKDSLFKIIQSVDCSEIVTKMHTSCVDESVAADSSGLSSISVESNCLVLSLCYLPQEKDLLQPKHRQRLHNRSLFTNNDMDYEKLIESPLIVVGTNNAVLCLNVYTLECLASVDLKLYNSELLGDFNTLSLMLPVETEDDILLLTANSFSSNLNISRMQSNFETFNEINNDDSLLLKCLLDDDDQQKLSDDISSRKYIIYPCTLLTETSVLKSQLVPVGKIKKIQKTKSKPKVHTDYQVTFSNKVKSSGYSTSPTHQTMFTPKTNNFQTKSKPLPKKSHFKTKMIQENFDPEKITDYKTSLQISDNSAAITCIKISPSGSKLAVGSINSSVVVLKQSLVNNTTSYLGHSKSVNSIDWSYNSKWLITTSDESAAVWEMDKPVPLMKFTKIKSNFSCDKQTSCFTKDIKKAQFYYMDNFILLAASDSFHLYKYHLDSTKEDMQRYITKSKYKSVGTYQTDGNCITDLTAINSFYSYVVLCCTTNRSVSVYDMNVGQIIQLITNVHPTVPYCLAMNSGSSYLSLPPNAYDLVLTTALTDSVKLWDLRSGQCVRKLEQHCNRAYTCRAVFSPCGQYVLAGSEDYTAYLYDVREGTCCTRLTRHSDVVTDVAYHPFIPQLTTATLNGQLYTFTCQNL